One genomic segment of Chelonia mydas isolate rCheMyd1 chromosome 1, rCheMyd1.pri.v2, whole genome shotgun sequence includes these proteins:
- the CHRNA10 gene encoding neuronal acetylcholine receptor subunit alpha-10, with translation METNVVIRYDGRVMWDSPAITKSSCKVDVSHFPFDGQQCRLTFGSWTYNGNQIDLVNGLDTADLTDFVENVEWEVLGMPAKRNVVIYGCCSEPYPDITYTLILKRRASFYIFNLLLPCIMISFLAPLGFYLPADSGEKVSLGVTVLLALTVFQLLVAESMPPSENVPLIGKYYIATMTMITASTALTIFIMNIHHCGPGAKPVPRWAKKFILQYMAQLFFVYEVGESCKSPKRQLGHRPTVQVVSGRAAKEEQKAQTREENSDATCREESLQQELLQQGLSSLSGQQDWKETGTCKNLECSREGQQHQVCVKSPCLCHHNSLLRNVEYIANCFRDQKAAQKRSGEWKKVAKVMDRIFMWVFFVMVFFMSMLIMGKAI, from the exons ATGGAGACCAACGTGGTGATCCGCTACGACGGGCGGGTGATGTGGGACTCCCCCGCCATCACCAAGAGTTCCTGCAAGGTGGACGTCTCCCACTTCCCCTTCGATGGGCAGCAGTGCCGACTGACCTTTGGCTCGTGGACATACAACGGCAACCAGATCGACCTCGTGAATGGGCTGGACACAGCCGACCTGACTGACTTCGTGGAGAACGTGGAGTGGGAGGTGCTAGGCATGCCAGCCAAGAGGAACGTCGTCATCTACGGTTGCTGCTCGGAGCCCTACCCCGACATCACCTACACGCTGATTCTCAAGCGACGCGCCTCCTTCTACATCTTCAACCTGCTCCTCCCCTGCATCATGATCTCCTTCCTGGCTCCGCTGGGTTTCTACCTCCCAGCCGACTCTGGGGAGAAGGTCTCCTTGGGAGTGACAGTCCTGCTGGCACTCACCGTCTTCCAGTTGCTGGTGGCAGAGAGCATGCCGCCCTCCGAGAACGTGCCACTGATTG GGAAGTATTACATTGCCACCATGACCATGATCACAGCCTCCACCGCGCTGACCATATTCATCATGAACATTCACCACTGCGGCCCAGGAGCCAAGCCCGTGCCCAGGTGGGCCAAGAAGTTCATCCTGCAGTACATGGCCCAGCTATTTTTTGTCTACGAGGTGGGGGAGAGCTGCAAAAGTCCCAAGCGGCAACTGGGCCACCGGCCCACGGTCCAGGTGGTGAGCGGCAGGGCCGCCAAGGAGGAGCAGAAAGCCCAGACAAGGGAGGAGAACTCGGATGCGACGTGCCGGGAAGAGTCTTTGCAGCAGGAATTGCtgcagcaggggctcagcagTCTTTCTGGCCAGCAGGACTGGAAAGAGACCGGGACATGCAAGAACCTAGAGTGCAGCCGGGAGGGGCAGCAGCACCAAGTCTGTGTGAAGAGCCCGTGCCTTTGCCACCACAACAGCCTGCTGAGGAACGTCGAGTACATTGCCAACTGCTTCCGGGACCAAAAGGCAGCTCAGAAACGGAGCGGCGAGTGGAAGAAAGTGGCCAAGGTCATGGATCGCATCTTCATGTGGGTCTTCTTTGTTATGGTCTTCTTCATGAGCATGCTCATCATGGGCAAAGCCATCTGA